The window CTATTGTTCACGGTAACAAAATGCATTTAGAGTATCCAGTACAGTTAGAGTGGAAGCTAGATAGGACCTCCTCTAGCTTAAAGGTAAACGTAATAGACAAAGCAGTTGAAGACAATAGCTTACTTAATGCTATTCCAATAGAGGACTTGCGATTTAAGTGGAGACTAGGAGGACTAAAAAGGGCAACTAGGTTTATACGAACAATGACCAGAGGAACGGGGATAAATGTGGAAAAAAATACCGAAAGAGGTACAGTTGCAAGCGTTAATGTAAAGCTAAAAAGAGCGTACAAAGCAGTTTTTAGATAAACCATGATTATATTAGGGTAATGCCAGTAAACGTTGAATTTGGCTTTACACCTTCTAATCTTGAAAACGATATATTCGGAGAAACACAAGAATAATATCAATGTATACAAATGGACATTTAGATTATAATTGCTGTTGATGGATCAAAAATATATTAGAAATTTTTCAATTATTGCTCATATAGACCATGGTAAATCTACTTTAGCTGATAGATTATTGGAGGTCACAGGCACAACCAGTAAGCGTCAAATGAAAGCACAGCTCTTAGACTCTATGGATCTAGAACAAGAGCGTGGCATAACTATCAAACTTCATCCAGCAAGAATGATGTATAAGGCAGAAGATGGTAATGAATATATGCTTAATCTTATTGATACACCAGGTCACGTTGATTTTACTTATGAAGTTTCCAGAAGTTTAGCAGCCTGTGAAGGTGCTCTTTTGGTTGTAGATGCCACACAAGGCATAGAAGCCCAAACATTAGCAAACATATACTTAGCAATAGAAAACGATTTAACAATAATGCCTGTTATTAACAAGATAGACCTTCCAGCAGCAGAACCAGAGAAAGTGATGAAAGAAGTTGAAGCGATTCTTGGACCGTCTGACTATATACCGGTTAGTGCAAAAACGGGAGTTGGAGTAAAAAATGTTCTAGAGGCGATAGTCAACTTTGTGCCTCAGCCAAAGGGTGAAGTTAATAAGCCACTTAAAGCGTTAGTTTTTGATTCTCATTTCGACAGTTATAGAGGCGTTGAAGTAATGATAAGGGTGATAGATGGAAGCATTAAAGAGGGTCAAACGATAAAGTTTATGCAAACTGATGCCGAATATGATATTACAGAAATAGGTTATTTTAAACCAAGCCAAATTAGGACAGGCTTTTTGAATACGGGGGAAGTAGGGTACTTAATTGGGAATATAAAAAATATAGAGAATGTGAAAATAGGCGATACGATTACTCTTGCTGGAGACGAAACAGAAGAAGCATTGCCAGGATATAAAGAACCACAATCTATGGTTTTTTGTGGACTTTACCCAGTAAGTAGTGATGATTATGAAGACTTAAGGGACGCCTTACAAAAACTTAAATTAAATGATTCTTCTTTGAGGTTTGAGCCAGAAACATCCAAAGCCTTAGGTTTTGGCTTTAGGTGTGGATTTTTAGGTCTTTTACATATGGAAATCATCAAAGAGAGAATAGAGAGAGAATTCAATATTGAAATGATAGCAACATCACCGGGAGTTGTTTATCATATAACATTAACTAATGGTGAAAAATTAATTATTGATAATCCAGCCAATTATCCTGAACGAGGAATTGTAGAAATAATAGAGGAACCAATTGCCAAGGCGAATATAATTTTGCCGAACGAATATGTGGGTGCCATTATGGATTTATGTAATAGAAAAAGAGGAAAACTAGACCATATGGAATATTTAACAGAAGAAAGAATAATGCTTTACTATAGGCTTCCTTTAAATGAGATTGTGGTTGATTTTTTTGGTCAACTGAAGTCTCTGAGCAAGGGATATGCTTCACTGGATTATGAGCTCGCAGGATACGAATCATCAGATTTGGTGAAGGTTGATATTCTTTTAAAGAGTGATTTAGTTGATGCTTTTTCTTTTATTTGTCACAAAGATCATGCTTATTTTAGGGGTAGAGCTATTGTAAAAAAATTAAGAGAATTAATACCAAGACAAATGTTTGAGATACCTATTCAAGCCTCTATCGGAAGCAAAATTATTTCTAGAGAAACGATTAAAGCGTTAAGAAAAAATGTTACAGCCAAGTGTTATGGCGGTGATATTTCTAGAAAAAGAAAGCTTTTAGAGAAACAAAAAGAAGGTAAAAAGAGGATGAAAAGTGTGGGAAGTGTTGAAATTCCAGATGAAGCTTTCATGTCCATCTTAAGTATCGAAGACGAAAAATAAATGGTATCCCATTTTTATGTTCACATTCCATATTGCACAACAAAATGTGACTACTGTGATTTTTATTCTGTTTCCGGAAACTCATGCGTTGATGAGGTTTACGTGGATGCTGTTTTATTAGAGATACAAGAAAGGTATCAGGGTGACAAACTAGAGACTATTTTTTTTGGTGGTGGAACACCAAGTCTTTTAAGTGGCAAGCAGATAGAAAAAATATTTAGTAAACTGAACATTTCAACAAATTGTGAGATAACTATTGAATGTAATCCAGAGACATTAAATCATCAGCAACTCCTGTCTTTTCGGAAATCAGGCATTAATAGACTTAGTATAGGTATACAGTCTTTTAACGAGGATAAATTGAGACTTATAGGTAGAAAAAGAACAGTAAATGCACGAGAGAAAGCAGAGTTAGCTTTAAAGGTGTTTGATAATGTTGGGATTGATTTAATGTATGCACTACCTAAGCAAAAAAAGTCAGATATTTTTAGAGAAGTAAGCCTGATCCCACAAGAAATAAAACATGTTTCTTATTATGCGCTTACTTTGGAAAAGAAGACAAAACTTTATAGCAAACTAAACGGGAGGCATCCTGTAAAGGACGACGCTCAAGCAGAACTTGCAGAAGAAGTGTTGCAAGGGCTAGAGAGTAGAGGATATGAGCGTTATGAAATATCTAATTTTGCAAACAAGGGATATGAGTGTAAACACAACTTAGCTTATTGGGACTATTTGGATTACCTGGGGGTAGGCGCAGGTGCAGTTTCTACTGTCAGCGGAATTAGAACAGAGAACATTAAAGATATTGGCAAGTATGTCCAAGGTACAAAAGCTAATCAAGATAGATTAACAGAAAATGAACAAGTGAATGAAAGACTAATGATGAATTTAAGAACCATAAACGGTGCACCACTTGAGAAACGATTTAAAACGGTTGTAGATAGATATGGCGACCTTCTTGTTGTGAAAGAAGGTCGCTTAATCCTGACCAATAAAGGGTTTTTGTTTCACGATACCATTGTGGGTGAACTAATGTTATAAGCTGTTTAGGCTAAGTCCAACAGTTGTACCATCTGCTTCGTATAGATTGAGAGTATAGTCCTCCCCATCACTAGAAGCATAAGTGATTTTACCCTTAGTGTCGCTATCAGCGTATGCTTTTTTGGTATACGGATTTATTGGGCTTGTTTTGATTAGCTCCTCGGTTTTTAATGTTTCAAAAAGTTCTTTTGCTCCTAAACTGCCTGAGGGATAAATATTATTTTCGATAAAATAATTTTCTACGCAAGATTGAAAAGTTCGCAAGTTAACTTCCGCCGTCATTTGATTGCTTTTATTTTGAATTTTTTTAATATTTGGCACAACAAAAGAACTCAGTATAACCATTAACGACAAAGCAATAAGTAGCTCAAACAAACTAAACCCTGATCTTTTTTTCATTTTCATTTTAACACCTCCACTTTATTTTTATACGTTAGTAATTATATTACAAAGAAATGATGACGTCAATAGACTCGTTGTTAAATATTATTGCCGTAACATTTAGATATTTATTAAAATTATTAAGGTGACAGTTGCTATCAAATAATTAAATCAATATAATGGTTACTATGGATCAAGGACGCCTTAGTTATCTTATGGTTTCAGCTTTTGTTGTAACCTTTTTTTATACAGTAAAACTACTGATAGAAACAATAATCGCTTATTAATGAATTATCGTGTTTCTAATTTCTTATTATATTTAAGTCTGCTTATTGTTATGACGTCTACTTCTTTTGCACGTTATGGTAATTTATCTATGAATGATTTGGAGCAAGATAGTGGCGGTACATTTTCTATGATTTCTCGTGAGGGTCAAAATGTGCTGAACATGAACATAGCTAAGAGTTTTTCTTTTGATGATCTTAGTGCGAGAGTGGGAGTAAACATTGTTTTCCCAGAAAACAAAAGACCACAAGGTTTATCTTTATTGGAGATTAGATATGTTCAGTACGACAATGGATTATGGGGCATTAGATTTGGAGAATTGTCAGCGGAAACCTATGGATATGGTCTTATTATGGATGATTATGATGCTTCGCCGGAATCAACTTATTTCAATATGAGTAGAGCAGGGGCAAAGGGATATACAAAAATATTTTCACCTTTGGGTGTCTATGCCATGCACTCAGGGACAGGTGTAGCGGGTGCGAGATTTACTTATGAATTAGTGAAACTACTAGAGCTTAATACACCACTAGTTGTAGGGCTTAGTTATATTGTAGACAGTGATGGCATTGTGGATTCCACGGGTACATTGATAAACAAAAATGCTCAGGGATATAGTGCAGATTTAGGTTTTAAACTGATAGACCCTTGGATGGATGCTTATTTAGAATATGGATTGTTGTCAAACCAGTCTAGCGCTTTAGCTTTAGGCACAAAAATAGATGGGGGTGAGATAATAGACTATAGGCTGGAATATCGTATATTAGGAGAAAATTTTATTCCTGGTTTTTTTAATGCGAACTATGAAATAGCTCCGGCGAATATAAAAGATTCTTATCCAGCTGGATATGGATATTTTGCGGGAGCAGAGGTAAGGTTTGCACCACTTGGTGTTGTAAGTTTTGGTTATGAGAAGTATAGTAACAGGGACTCTGTGTTAAGGGCGGCAGTGGCTTTTAATAAAATAAACGGCATGTCTGGTGTTGTTTCTTATGAGCAGACACTGCAGTCAGCAACATCACATAAAATTAATGGTGTCTTGGTTTACCCATTAAATGCTGTTACGAGCCTAGTGACTTATTTTGAAAAAATAGGAAACAAAGAAACTTCTTATACCGTAGCTTACAAAATGAATTTTTGATTATATTAAGAGGAGAAAATGTGTACGATAAAAAGAAAAAATATGGAGAAAAGCTTAATAAGCCAACAAAAAAAATACACTCCAAACCAGCCAACTTGCTTTATCCAATACCTGCAGTGATTATCTCTTGTGGAATTGAGCCAAAGGACCATAATTTAATAACAGTTTCTTGGGCAGGAACAATTTGTAGTGATCCAGTTATGCTTTCAATTTCCCTAAGACCATCCCGTCATTCATATAAAATAATTAAAGAAACAGGAGAATTTGTTGTGAATTTGACAGATATGATGATGGTTAAAGAAACAGATTTCTGCGGAGTTAGGTCAGGTAAAGAGATGGACAAATGGTCTGTGCTTAGGCTCAAGAAATCAGCATCACAACAAATTGCTACACCACAAATTGCTACTTCTCCAGTCAGTTTAGAGTGTAAAACAAAACAGATTTTATCCTTAGGTTCCCATGATTGCTTCATAGCAGAAGTAGTTGGCGTTTCTGTAAGGGAAGACCTGGTGAATAAAAGCGGAGAGTTTAATCTGGATAAAGCAAATCTAATAGCTTACAGTCATGGTTCATATTATTCATTAGGTCAAAAATTAGGAAAATTTGGCTTTTCAGTAAAGAAATAAACCTAAATATTTAATTTTTCAAAAACAGTTCTACCAGTGGATACTGCGTCTTTGTTAATAAAGTGATAGTCTCTTTGATATTGTAAATTATCTCTTTCTTTTTGAAATTCTTCTCGCATTCTTTTGCATACTTTTATTTTGATTGTTAAGGCGTGTTCTTGGCTGTAATAGTTTGTTTTACCCAGTTTGTTCATTTGAGTTGCTAGTTGTTGTCTAATTTCATCCATTATCCTAACTTCTTTTTTTATTTTTTTTGGAGAGCCACCTATTACATAAATCATTTCTTCATTGTATTCGTTCTCTTCGAATAGCAGCTCGTTCTCTTCCTGCGCACCCTTAAGTGCCCTTTTTTGCATTTTCATAAGCTCGGGAGGAGCAAGACCTAGGTTAGAGAGGGTTTGAGACAAAAAAGCCGTTTTGAGCTCAGCGAATTTAGCAACCATAAAATTATGTGATTTAGACTGTAAAAAGTTTTTGATGTATTTATCTTTAAGGGTTTCTATTTTTTCTTGTAGATTAATTTTGTAGCCCATTTTATAGGCAATAACATTTGCAGAAACAGATTTATCCATTTGTCTAATACTGCTTAGTTTGACATGGTCTGTTTCTAGTAAAGGGTCTATTTTTTTTGTGCCATCGTCTTTTTTGACAATATTCCATTTTATTTTAGAATTAGACGAAGCTATTGCGCTTTCCCTTGTTTGGGCTTCTTTTTCTAGGGCTTGCTTGTAAGCATCTAAATTATTAGCTTTGAGCTGTCTACTTAAGTCAACATTATTGATTTTGTGGATGACCATTATATTATGATATCAGCCTAGATACTTCCTTTTCAATTTCTTTAAGAAAATCAAAACTGGACACTAGAGTTCTACTAAGGTCTTTTAGTTCATTAAGCTTAGTATTGATAAAGAAAAGCGAACCAGCGGAATTCTTATCTTCTATTAATTGTCCATCAATTGTCATAGATTCTACAGCTGGGTCAGCTAAATCTAGCGTGATTTTGTTAATAGTACCCTCTAATGTTTTCATGAAGGTTTTTCTATCACCGAGATAATATTTCTCATTACGATTTGTAATTAGTAAAGATTGCTTGGAATCATTACTTTTAAAAGCTGAGTCAGCATTTATAAAACCAGACATGTTGTGCCCCTTTCGGTTTGCTTATACATTTTCTTAGACACGTATAATATCGACAAAGTTCCGGCTATTTATTCATGGTATATTTTTGGTGAATTAGTTAAACTGTCGAATTGCCTCGTAAAGTACTATGCCTACTGATGTTGCGAGGTTTATGCTTC of the Candidatus Margulisiibacteriota bacterium genome contains:
- a CDS encoding flavin reductase family protein: MHSKPANLLYPIPAVIISCGIEPKDHNLITVSWAGTICSDPVMLSISLRPSRHSYKIIKETGEFVVNLTDMMMVKETDFCGVRSGKEMDKWSVLRLKKSASQQIATPQIATSPVSLECKTKQILSLGSHDCFIAEVVGVSVREDLVNKSGEFNLDKANLIAYSHGSYYSLGQKLGKFGFSVKK
- the hemW gene encoding radical SAM family heme chaperone HemW; this translates as MVSHFYVHIPYCTTKCDYCDFYSVSGNSCVDEVYVDAVLLEIQERYQGDKLETIFFGGGTPSLLSGKQIEKIFSKLNISTNCEITIECNPETLNHQQLLSFRKSGINRLSIGIQSFNEDKLRLIGRKRTVNAREKAELALKVFDNVGIDLMYALPKQKKSDIFREVSLIPQEIKHVSYYALTLEKKTKLYSKLNGRHPVKDDAQAELAEEVLQGLESRGYERYEISNFANKGYECKHNLAYWDYLDYLGVGAGAVSTVSGIRTENIKDIGKYVQGTKANQDRLTENEQVNERLMMNLRTINGAPLEKRFKTVVDRYGDLLVVKEGRLILTNKGFLFHDTIVGELML
- a CDS encoding type II secretion system protein, giving the protein MKMKKRSGFSLFELLIALSLMVILSSFVVPNIKKIQNKSNQMTAEVNLRTFQSCVENYFIENNIYPSGSLGAKELFETLKTEELIKTSPINPYTKKAYADSDTKGKITYASSDGEDYTLNLYEADGTTVGLSLNSL
- the lepA gene encoding translation elongation factor 4, with the translated sequence MDQKYIRNFSIIAHIDHGKSTLADRLLEVTGTTSKRQMKAQLLDSMDLEQERGITIKLHPARMMYKAEDGNEYMLNLIDTPGHVDFTYEVSRSLAACEGALLVVDATQGIEAQTLANIYLAIENDLTIMPVINKIDLPAAEPEKVMKEVEAILGPSDYIPVSAKTGVGVKNVLEAIVNFVPQPKGEVNKPLKALVFDSHFDSYRGVEVMIRVIDGSIKEGQTIKFMQTDAEYDITEIGYFKPSQIRTGFLNTGEVGYLIGNIKNIENVKIGDTITLAGDETEEALPGYKEPQSMVFCGLYPVSSDDYEDLRDALQKLKLNDSSLRFEPETSKALGFGFRCGFLGLLHMEIIKERIEREFNIEMIATSPGVVYHITLTNGEKLIIDNPANYPERGIVEIIEEPIAKANIILPNEYVGAIMDLCNRKRGKLDHMEYLTEERIMLYYRLPLNEIVVDFFGQLKSLSKGYASLDYELAGYESSDLVKVDILLKSDLVDAFSFICHKDHAYFRGRAIVKKLRELIPRQMFEIPIQASIGSKIISRETIKALRKNVTAKCYGGDISRKRKLLEKQKEGKKRMKSVGSVEIPDEAFMSILSIEDEK